The Theobroma cacao cultivar B97-61/B2 chromosome 1, Criollo_cocoa_genome_V2, whole genome shotgun sequence genome contains the following window.
NNNNNNNNNNNNNNNNNNNNNNNNNNNNNNNNNNNNNNNNNNNNNNNNNNNNNNNNNNNNNNNNNNNNNNNNNNNNNNNNNNNNNNNNNNNNNNNNNNNNNNNNNNNNNNNNNNNNNNNNNNNNNNNNNNNNNNNNNNNNNNNNNNNNNNNNNNNNNNNNNNNNNNNNNNNNNNNNNNNNNNNNNNNNNNNNNNNNNNNNNNNNNNNNNNNNNNNNNNNNNNNNNNNNNNNNNNNNNNNNNNNNNNNNNNNNNNNNNNNNNNNNNNNNNNNNNNNNNNNNNNNNNNNNNNNNNNNNNNNNNNNNNNNNNNNNNNNNNNNNNNNNNNNNNNNNNNNNNNNNNNNNNNNNNNNNNNNNNNNNNNNNNNNNNNNNNNNNNNNNNNNNNNNNNNNNNNNNNNNNNNNNNNNNNNNNNNNNNNNNNNNNNNNNNNNNNNNNNNNNNNNNNNNNNNNNNNNNNNNNNNNNNNNNNNNNNNNNNNNNNNNNNNNNNNNNNNNNNNNNNNNNNNNNNNNNNNNNNNNNNNNNNNNNNNNNNNNNNNNNNNNNNNNNNNNNNNNNNNNNNNNNNNNNNNNNNNNNNNNNNNNNNNNNNNNNNNNNNNNNNNNNNNNNNNNNNNNNNNNNNNNNNNNNNNNNNNNNNNNNNNNNNNNNNNNNNNNNNNNNNNNNNNNNNNNNNNNNNNNNNNNNNNNNNNNNNNNNNNNNNNNNNNNNNNNNNNNNNNNNNNNNNNNNNNNNNNNNNNNNNNNNNNNNNNNNNNNNNNNNNNNNNNNNNNNNNNNNNNNNNNNNNNNNNNNNNNNNNNNNNNNNNNNNNNNNNNNNNNNNNNNNNNNNNNNNNNNNNNNNNNNNNNNNNNNNNNNNNNNNNNNNNNNNNNNNNNNNNNNNNNNNNNNNNNNNNNNNNNNNNNNNNNNNNNNNNNNNNNNNNNNNNNNNNNNNNNNNNNNNNNNNNNNNNNNNNNNNNNNNNNNNNNNNNNNNNNNNNNNNNNNNNNNNNNNNNNNNNNNNNNNNNNNNNNNNNNNNNNNNNNNNNNNNNNNNNNNNNNNNNNNNNNNNNNNNNNNNNNNNNNNNNNNNNNNNNNNNNNNNNNNNNNNNNNNNNNNNNNNNNNNNNNNNNNNNNNNNNNNNNNNNNNNNNNNNNNNNNNNNNNNNNNNNNNNNNNNNNNNNNNNNNNNNNNNNNNNNNNNNNNNNNNNNNNNNNNNNNNNNNNNNNNNNNNNNNNNNNNNNNNNNNNNNNNNNNNNNNNNNNNNNNNNNNNNNNNNNNNNNNNNNNNNNNNNNNNNNNNNNNNNNNNNNNNNNNNNNNNNNNNNNNNNNNNNNNNNNNNNNNNNNNNNNNNNNNNNNNNNNNNNNNNNNNNNNNNNNNNNNNNNNNNNNNNNNNNNNNNNNNNNNNNNNNNNNNNNNNNNNNNNNNNNNNNNNNNNNNNNNNNNNNNNNNNNNNNNNNNNNNNNNNNNNNNNNNNNNNNNNNNNNNNNNNNNNNNNNNNNNNNNNNNNNNNNNNNNNNNNNNNNNNNNNNNNNNNNNNNNNNNNNNNNNNNNNNNNNNNNNNNNNNNNNNNNNNNNNNNNNNNNNNNNNNNNNNNNNNNNNNNNNNNNNNNNNNNNNNNNNNNNNNNNNNNNNNNNNNNNNNNNNNNNNNNNNNNNNNNNNNNNNNNNNNNNNNNNNNNNNNNNNNNNNNNNNNNNNNNNNNNNNNNNNNNNNNNNNNNNNNNNNNNNNNNNNNNNNNNNNNNNNNNNNNNNNNNNNNNNNNNNNNNNNNNNNNNNNNNNNNNNNNNNNNNNNNNNNNNNNNNNNNNNNNNNNNNNNNNNNNNNNNNNNNNNNNNNNNNNNNNNNNNNNNNNNNNNNNNNNNNNNNNNNNNNNNNNNNNNNNNNNNNNNNNNNNNNNNNNNNNNNNNNNNNNNNNNNNNNNNNNNNNNNNNNNNNNNNNNNNNNNNNNNNNNNNNNNNNNNNNNNNNNNNNNNNNNNNNNNNNNNNNNNNNNNNNNNNNNNNNNNNNNNNNNNNNNNNNNNNNNNNNNNNNNNNNNNNNNNNNNNNNNNNNNNNNNNNNNNNNNNNNNNNNNNNNNNNNNNNNNNNNNNNNNNNNNNNNNNNNNNNNNNNNNNNNNNNNNNNNNNNNNNNNNNNNNNNNNNNNNNNNNNNNNNNNNNNNNNNNNNNNNNNNNNNNNNNNNNNNNNNNNNNNNNNNNNNNNNNNNNNNNNNNNNNNNNNNNNNNNNNNNNNNNNNNNNNNNNNNNNNNNNNNNNNNNNNNNNNNNNNNNNNNNNNNNNNNNNNNNNNNNNNNNNNNNNNNNNNNNNNNNNNNNNNNNNNNNNNNNNNNNNNNNNNNNNNNNNNNNNNNNNNNNNNNNNNNNNNNNNNNNNNNNNNNNNNNNNNNNNNNNNNNNNNNNNNNNNNNNNNNNNNNNNNNNNNNNNNNNNNNNNNNNNNNNNNNNNNNNNNNNNNNNNNNNNNNNNNNNNNNNNNNNNNNNNNNNNNNNNNNNNNNNNNNNNNNNNNNNNNNNNNNNNNNNNNNNNNNNNNNNNNNNNNNNNNNNNNNNNNNNNNNNNNNNNNNNNNNNNNNNNNNNNNNNNNNNNNNNNNNNNNNNNNNNNNNNNNNNNNNNNNNNNNNNNNNNNNNNNNNNNNNNNNNNNNNNNNNNNNNNNNNNNNNNNNNNNNNNNNNNNNNNNNNNNNNNNNNNNNNNNNNNNNNNNNNNNNNNNNNNNNNNNNNNNNNNNNNNNNNNNNNNNNNNNNNNNNNNNNNNNNNNNNNNNNNNNNNNNNNNNNNNNNNNNNNNNNNNNNNNNNNNNNNNNNNNNNNNNNNNNNNNNNNNNNNNNNNNNNNNNNNNNNNNNNNNNNNNNNNNNNNNNNNNNNNNNNNNNNNATCTTCTTTGTCCTAAAAATAGTAtctaaaagattttagaaCCTTATGCTAAAGTAAACCAATCCTAATCCTAAAAAAAACATTCTCCAGAAATTTCTAGGGCACtgtattaaaatattttcagattAATCATATGAAgcttaaattgaattttatagATTAAATCCAAACAAATCAAACCATAATAACCTAAGCAATTAAATCATTATGAATCAATTAGGCAAAGGAGTGAAGTTTTCCTTACCTGATCACGCTAAATTAGTTCAAGACAATTAGGCTAACCACAACTGGCACTAAACGCGCCATTTGGCTCTGCACAGCACCCTCTGGAGCACCAAACGACGCCGTACGGCTTAGGGGAGATGGActtccttttcttatttttctctcctcacttttcacctttctttcttctctctatGCCGGCGgtactttctctttttctctaaaaatgtcgtctttctcttctcttctcaaATCATCCCCCACCGGCAGCGACCCCAGCTATTACCCACTCTCACCGTCGCTCGGCCTGTTTCCTTCCTCTCTCTACTGCCGCAGCAAATAACCCGAGCTTTATCCCTCCTAACCGACAGCAAATAGACCAAGCTTACCCATTTTCACCGGCGGCAAACACCCCAGCTATTACTCCTCTCACCAGCGGCAAACCCCCAAGCTATTACTCCTCCTAACCGACGGCAAAAACCCCAGCTTTTACTCCTCCTAACCGGCGGCAAACACCCCAGCTTTAACTCCTCCTAACCGGCGGCAAACACCCCAGCTTTAACTCTCCCTGCACACACCCTCTTTTGTATTGTTTTTGGTATTcattgatatatttttttggtttttctctgcTGCTAGGCTCTAAGGTTTTTTGTTGTCTATTTTTTTGGCTCCCCCCTGGTTGCTCGGATCCCCCTCCCCTTTATACCCGATTTCTGGGCTCTGGAGGGGGCACTCTCCATTGCCTTGTCCCTGGGCATCAGGGGGGCAATTCCACTaccctgccagacgcgaaaaattcgcgtctggcaggTGAGAGAGgtgcctggcagggtgcggTCGTacctctctcctttcttttttcatttttcatttttttatatttttttttatatatatttttaatttttcttgtttataaTTTAGTGTCTACAAGTGTATCCTATTTCGTGATAATTAATCGATTACCCAACTTAATATTGTTCGTAATTTCACTTGTTAACCGTGTATATAAATAATGCGCTAGTGATCGTTTCCTCCGGTTTGTAAAGCCGCATGGCAATGACTTGATTTGTACGGTGTAATCGCACACATGCATATATGGTTTACCTAACCACTCTTAAGGCGTCAGCCAACCAAGCAGAATAAATAATTAGGTAAACTGATTTATATATAACGTTTGTATGTAActcatttatatataaactgattagaagcttttttattataattaggGTAAATTACTTATTCCATCGTTTAATTTTTTGGGAAATTTTGTTACGgttattaacttaaaaaaatcacGTTTCATCACcaatatttacaaaaattattacttTGATCACTTTGTTGTTACAAACTAATAATTGTTTGACGtgatttttttacattaattgaaatttatttcaaGATATCATTTTAGAATGATTCTACAATACTtatataatgtaattataagATAAAAGTTTTGACGTGTAAATTGGAACTTATTCTAACAATTTAGTcttgttaaataaaaaaatatttaactattcGAGCCATTAATAGTGATTTGATTGtatgttattctttttttttaacttattattAAATGTATATGTGTGGGTATGGCAATTGGCAAAGATGTTGGAACCACAAGGTTTCAACTTCGATCAAGTCTTATATTGTAGGAGTTTAATTCTCACAacttatattaaatatttttttccaattaCATATTTGTTGgttagtttttgttttgtttcatCTTTTCATTTGAGCttgaaaaaagtgaaaaaaaaaaaaagaaagaaaatcattCTCCTTTTGAAATGTTCAGAAACGGATGCCAAGAAGCAAGAAGCAAGGTGCTAACGCCACGTTACCTTTCTTTGTTGAGAACGTGTAGAATCTGAAAACCACCCCCTAACTACAAAGCCTAGCGCAAATGCGAATGCCACTtcctttttacattttttttccccaaatttaaGCATGAACAAATCTAGAATAAGAAGCTTtactttgtttcttctttggtTCATCGTTCTCTCGCATCAGATTCTATCTGTAGTTTGTCAAAGAGCGCAGTATAATGAAGAGAAACCATCTCTCTTTCAGGTAGTATCAAGCACCATTTCAATGTTGAAGAAATCTCACAAAAGTTCTTGGGAAAAGATCAAAACCATCATCCATGACTTTCAGTTGCAGTTTACCCCTCCGAATTTAGAGTAAGATTGCGTTTTAAGTATTCTCTGTGTCATACATTTGAATGTTGAATTCTTGTACCTTCATCATTAACACACGTTTTGTTCCTTGTCATGTGTCAGTTTTAGAGGGACGGGCACAGCAACAGCGAGCGGTTCTGATAGTGTAGGAGAGAATATGAAAGAAGCAGTTAAGAAAAGCATCGGAACAAGTAAAGTAACGGTTGAAGAAACTGCCAAATCTGCTGCAGAAATTGCTGAAGGAGCTGTCCACAAGACTAAAGAGAAGGTGAAAGAGATTGTCTCTGATAAAGAAGAATCTCAAGATGAGCTTTGAACTAAATCCGGAAACTATATTAGTGTGAGCAATTTAGTGTGTTGCTTGTAAGTCAACTTTTGTTATATGAACTTGTTAATGATTACGCACTCTTTCTCAATCTCTGATgtacttaatttttattggCTTACGTTACTGGTGAAAGAATTCATAGCAGGAATTGTTTCCAAATCCACTTTCAATTGTTCTGCAAATTTTGGATTCTGAACTATTATAATGCCTGTGAAAATGTAGACCCAAGTCGCTTTTTATTACTCAGATCTCGGTTACGAAGTATCATGCAAAACAATCTCCGAGCAAAAGCTCTCCATGAAATGGTGTCATACCTACCAAGTAgaacaaattaaaaggaaaaccAAAGCATTAGTTTTCCTCGTTTAACTCTGTCCAATCTCCAAAACTGCAAGAACTTTGCATGGAAAAACCAATGAAATAAGCATAGTTTTCTTTTCCACTTGCAGACAAGTCTGCTGGTAAGAGTCATTGACAAAATTATGCGTGAAGAGGCAGCTTGACAATGCTGTGTACCATTAAGAAACCCATCCGTTTGCACATGCTAAAGCAATCAGAGAGCAATGAGGTAACATCAATTAAATCGGAGCAACAGATTTGATTGATCTGAATTTGTTCAATGAAAAAACAACTCAGAAGACTTCTTAGTTCAAAATTAAAAGCTCAAGGAAACAGCACAAATCCATGTTTCATATTGTGAGTTTCAAAGCCTATAgctaaaatattttggtatcCCATCTCCTTAAGTACGATTGAAGACGTTTGGTTGAAAGATCATAAAGTCACTCGATTCAACACAAGAATAAAGGCAGAGTGAGAGAGAGACCATCACAGTATTAAGCATGTCGCAAGGAACAAAAATTGCAAGGACTAATACAATTCAGGACATGGCAGATCAACCATCCCAGCACAGAAGACCAGAAAAAGGCAGAACAATGTACAAAAAAAGGTCAAGCAACCTTCAATCACCACTTGCCAAACAAGGATCCATTCTGACAATCGGCTTATAATTGACCACTAAAAGTATCACCTTCGAACCTGAAGAAAATTATACTAAGAAGAATGGGAAGCAGAGAGTCTAAGACATTCACTCTGACACCTTCGAAGGCAAATGTCATTCCAGTTGGGTACTTGATGTTGGTTGACACAAACAGTACGAGCACAAGCATCAGAGCAAGCATCAAGCTCAGACACACCACATACAGTTACACAAGTGTCGCGAATTGGATCTTTTGAAAATGCCCCAACCTTCTTCAACATTCTCTTTGATGTGCAGACTCTCTCACAGACAAAAATATCATCCGATGATTTCTCCCTTCCCCTGGCACTCTTAATTCTTTGTTCTTCAGCACGCCTCTTCTTCATTCTAAAAGCTTGCCCTGCAATAACTGCTGGGATGGCAGCCCCAAGAAGGGACCACCAAACTTCCACCATCACAAATTGCAGTAGGCaagctctttcttcttcccttaCTTCCTTATCTGCACTCTTCaatgaaagaacaaaaaacagCAGCTgaagtaattttatatatttcttcACTGAACAGATAGcagttaatttaaatttttaagtggCAAAGGTGATCAGTTCTATGTCTTACAACTAAAAgctgaaaaggaaaataaaaaacactTTAAAGGtaaataaacaacaaaatatttacaatCTGCTGCTAGAAGGCAGGATTTTAGGCTGCCTACCGTATAAAATTCCAGTAGGTCTAgcattcaaaacaataaaacatTATGAGTTCAACTTAGCATTATTATAAGTAGCACTTCAGACTCCCCAACAAGAGCCACTATCACAATCTCAACTGTGAACATCAGAGAGATGCAATCAAGAAGAGCATCTTCATAATGCTGCCGCTATCAGGCTTAAAAACCTACACATTTAACCTCCCAATTTTCCACAGATTGATTttccaaacaacaaattaaagCTAACAGTCTAATACCCAAAGAGTTTAAACCAAAGGGAAAGAATTACCATAACCAACAGCAATCTCAGAACCCCaatttttatgatttcttTTACATAAAACACAAATGGCTAATTCCAAATATCAGTTTAGTGCAAACCACATTCCTATTTCCGCGAACAAAAAACCACAGCTTTCTTAACCATCACATATTTCAATGCCCAAAATCAATCTTTAGTTcttcaaaaaccaaaaaaaaaaaaattcagagTGAGTAAAATGCCAAAAAGCTTTGAATTTTAACaactattcttttcttttctttcaataaCGATAGTTTAGCTAATTACCCATTTcataaaaagaacaaaagcatcGCAAAATGCAATAACATAAACCCATTATGGAACGATGTAATTATgtataagaaaaattaaaataaacagaAATGAAAAGCcccaaaataaattaaagttcataatagtgagataaatagaaaaaaaaatgtatctAGATTACAAGTTACAGATCAAATTACAAAGAAGATATGCCGAATGCTGCAGCTAATATTTCAggtttaatttgtacaaacaaaaagataaaggatacgaaaaaagagaaaaaaaaaaagcttaggGTTTTagagaaatgaaagaaagaaagggctGACCTTCTGGCAGGGTTTTAGGGAAATTCAGCAAAGCGAGCAGCGCCGATATGCGTTCGCTTTCGTAAAACGTGagttaaataattttggactctaaaaaaaaaattaaaagagggCTTGTTTGTTTTTAGTGTTTAAGATATGGGagaaacaaatttttaattaaaagaaattaacgtgttaacaaaaaattatattattataaacttGATTATCacattttaagtttttaacctattttaattattgaatttcTAATATATCCtcttttatgttaaaatattttctttttttataaagctaatatacaaatacaaataaaattataattatcaaGTATTATATctcatataaaaaatcaataatctAACAAACAAATGAaccaataaataaattaacaaataaaattaaatctaatatcaaattgaattaaattcaCATACGAAGAatcttatatttaaattttcaaaattttaaaattttctcctTTATGACTAAGACAAGATCTCAATGGCAATGGAGAACCAAAGGATGGAAAAGCACAAAGTCAAGAAATCAAGGACCACTAAACTTTAATGTTgtagtttctttttcttttttttttattacgatccacagaaaatatataaaattggaCTATAATTATTCTGTGAAATACGTCTCGATTCAAATAAAACGAGAGATTCACAGtcaaaacaacttaaaaattataaatttcagTCCTCTCCTCTCCCctccttatttttttattttttctttacctTCAATTAATCAGAATTTCACATTAACTTAATAACCCCCCACGTATGTGCTAATCTCAACACTATTTATACGACACACCAAAGAACCCTATTCTCGCCCATCCTCTTCTTCTTTGAAGCTATAAGTTGCAGGTACGTTAAACCCCTCttgattctttctttttataaattttgtgTACAATTTTCTACCCTATCGGCAAATTAGTTATTTATCATTGAGTTACAAGTATTAACGTACGTTAAGCCTTGTTTTCTGTATTCTTTAATGAATTGCAAGTGCGATTGATGAAAGGACTCAACCATGTACAAGTTTCGGAGTTTAAGCTAAAACCAGTCCTTGAAAAACCTTATCTAGGCACATATAATTAAGCATCTCGATAAGAACATATGACAGTAATGATCGCATTATGGTTTTCGTATAAACTCAGTAACCTTATTCAAGATTTGTGACATACAATATCCATGAACAGATATATGAGACGAGACAAAAATTAACAAGAATGGGCAAGCAAGCTAAGATGAGCGGAACCAAGCCAACGACAGACAATGCTTCAACCTGGTCACCACCTATGGACGGGCTACCCGAGCCATCAAGAGCTGAGCAGGCGACGATGGACGCACGCTTTACCTCCTACGAGTCTAGACGGCTTAAGGCTTTCCAAGAAATATGGCCTGGTAGCACCTATTCTTCACCATCATCCAACGACGTAGTTGAGCCATCAAAGAGGAATGGGGAGGCGACGAGGAGTCGATGAAGGCTCAACTCCACAATTCCCTCCTAAAGGTGGTAAGAGACTGctagattttgaaatatacataaatatcaaTGAAATACGTTTAGTATATTATACTATTAATAATCCAGAAATTAAAAGAGTAGGAACTAGAAAGTGacattcattttttatgatgGTTCATGCTCCAATAGGAAGgttatatatatgaatgaaCAGTTGAACACcatgtttctcttttttccttcttttttttttttttttttgcattaatTTTGAGTTGGACAATCATGCTAAGCAATCCCAATTAACCAAatacatcattttctttaatttaaaaaaaattaataaagaaaaggtGTGTTAATTATGTGAAAAAAACACTCAATCCAACTCTCAAGTAACCAATTTTCATTCAATCATTAACAGTACAAgtattatatgtatatacaagTACGGATAAACTTAAATCTAAAACAAAGGAAACTTGGTTTATAATATTTACATTTAACTCAGTTATGCTGTAAGTTGTCCAATGTCAAAATCTATCTCTAAGAAAATGAGTTGTACAAGTATATAGAGATATGCCTTGATAATGATTTGGTAGCATAGTTATGAACACAATTTCCTAATCCTACGTGTTCTAAGGTTGTTTATGTACTGAGTTGGGTTGTATTGCAAAAAAATGTTGAAGTATCCAACAGTTTAATTGTTTTTTGGTAGAGAGACTTGGATTCCTACCATTCCCATGAATGGTTGTCAGGGTCAGGGCAGTCATCATTCATCAAAAAGGCAGAGGTGTGCAATGCTACTAGGTGTTGGTTGCCAATGGAAAATAGTCCCCACtctcatcatttttttctccCAGCTATTTGTTAATCCATCAGTCATGCTTCCCAAATTAATTATCCTAAATTGTTATTCAAAGCTTAATACGTGTACTGACACAATGgataaaattcacatttgaTGAGATAGGATGAAAAAGTATGAAGGATTTATGGAagataaattgttttgttttacattttttccCCATCTGGTTGAAAATTAAGATACACCAATTTTCCTTACTGATCATTGGAAGTTCTTATTTCCCATGACTCGAATAGAAATACAATCAGGGGGGGAAGTGTTAAAGAAAAGTGGTTTTGATTGAAAAGAATTGCCTATATTTTGGGGATAAACAATCAATAATTATACATCCGGTAAAACTGTAAAACCCAGAAACCCCTTACAACCAGAGGGCCATCGGATATAAAAGAATTGGCATGCCAGTTTTACAAGCAAAACGAAAAAGgggtaaagaaaaaaagaatggagCAAAGAATCATACAGCCAACACAACATTTTCCCTCCCCAGCAATGGTGACTGTGTAGCTAACATTGGAAACCATATTACATCAGACATTAATATCTGCGCGCTTCGATCTGGTGGTGCTGCTGATTTCTTGGGAGCCAGTAAAGGAGAATCTTGGGAGGTTGTAATTCTCAGTCACTGAAACTGGCTGCTGCGGGTAAAGCGTGGGAGGTGGAGTCAGATTTCGCTGAGCTGGTAAGGGAGGAAGCATGTTGTACTTGTAAGGATCGCCACTCAAACTGCAATCAACAGAAGAATTAATTAGGAAGCGTCCTTTCAAATAGGGCACCACAAACAAGGGGAGAGAGAAGAACAATGGTATTCCTCACATAAAGTTTCCTAAGGTAACTCCTTTGCCTGACTTACCTCGTACGCTTGTACAACTGATCATCATCACTGGAATTTTCATCTAAACGTCGAGAAGGTCTCTGAACAGGAGATATGGACCATGTATTTTGAGCTGGTAAGTCATCTGAAAAATATCTTCTCCTGATCAACTGAAACAAGTACAATATAAGTTTAACAACAGCTAAACCCACTAAAATTTGAGAGGCTAAATACCATACAAAAGAAGCAAAGAGGACAATAATACCATGCGAAAAAACTTCATTACACCTTCCTTGTCATATCTTGCATCTTTGGCAGCCTG
Protein-coding sequences here:
- the LOC18611688 gene encoding uncharacterized protein LOC18611688, coding for MNKSRIRSFTLFLLWFIVLSHQILSVVCQRAQYNEEKPSLFQVVSSTISMLKKSHKSSWEKIKTIIHDFQLQFTPPNLDFRGTGTATASGSDSVGENMKEAVKKSIGTSKVTVEETAKSAAEIAEGAVHKTKEKVKEIVSDKEESQDEL
- the LOC18611689 gene encoding uncharacterized protein At5g64816, with the protein product MVEVWWSLLGAAIPAVIAGQAFRMKKRRAEEQRIKSARGREKSSDDIFVCERVCTSKRMLKKVGAFSKDPIRDTCVTVCGVSELDACSDACARTVCVNQHQVPNWNDICLRRCQSECLRLSASHSS